In Rosa rugosa chromosome 4, drRosRugo1.1, whole genome shotgun sequence, the genomic stretch tctttttacttggccagtgacttaagcagttacataatgggcagtagtgaatttaacaatgacactttcaattatatgcgtccttcatatttacatagtcagtgacttgCCCTATGAATTCAGAAGATGCATTAAACTTGAATAAAAAGATCCATACAAGTATATTTGccgaactaaacaaacaaatttctgaaattctgaactaaacaaacaaatttctaaaattcttaatttgctgagttccagctctgcttatgttctgcaaattttttgaatatttgagctttgaacttcatcatctgagctttggtgactttgtttggcagcttctcctcttttgccattctgtccatgtaatacattacaaaagctccgcaatctaatctgttgacaattaaaaatttcaagttaatgattttgaccaaacttagtaacagtaaagttatcattttaaatttttgaatataGACTTACGATCCTTGGTCTTGTTGGGGGCAGATTCTGGCATGGTTCAAAGGGATCCTTCCACCATCATAATTTTCCTTTATCCAGCTTATTGTTCTTATTTCGTCATCGCTCAAAATACTTTCAACCatctttaattttgtgtgagtgCTTTGACTCTTGTCAAATTTCATTCGGCAGCCTTGCTGCAACATATCATCTGCTTGATCTTTCACTGCTCTCATCCACAGCTCGACCATTTCAACCTGTAGTTTTTAACAGATTAGTGAGTGATAGTTACatggtaagttacatggtcagtaagaagtttcttaccaatttttttatacttttaaagcactcccctgttcctgctcttcttggtttcattgaatcaaaatgcagccattgcggtatgtccttgtcaaagaccaagagcgtgtggtgaaattcttcattatgggtaattgggaagaaaagcatgctgcattttcccatgttttggaacagcggctcacacaagtattgatggaggtttctcacagttaaatgtattgtcgaatactatttaaaaaaagaaagaaagaaatacatagaacgagttataaataaacaaagaatgagagataaGGATTCAATGTTTATGAGAAAGTGCTCGTCATACTTACCCAACACATGCTATGCATAAAAGCAGATCTTCCCAAACTTTGTGAACTTTCGTTTTGCAGTTCATCCTTCAACATTTCCCCATAGCAATCAATCCAGTTGTTTGCTATTGATTGATCGCTTATGAGCATTTTGACATCTGCCCTTGTGATTTCGCTTCCAGGCTCTTTTCCCTCCCAGAATAATACGCTGCATAACATAGAACGTTGTTAGTCCTGTGACTTAGCCAGTTACTTTTCACTTGccaatgatctggacagtgacttggccagctacatggcaattgccatgatctggacagtgagtTGATCAGTGACttagccagctacatggcaattgccatgatctggacagtgactaggccagctacatggcaattgccatgatctggacagtgacttggccagctacatggcaattgccatgatttggacagtgacttgaccagtgactaggccagctacatggcaattgccatgatctggacagtgacttgtccagtgactCAGACAGCTACATGGCAAGTTAAGTCACTATCTTGTGAGCTGTAACATGAAACATTACCTTTGTTCTGCCTTGTTCCAGTACTTCTCTAGTTTGCTTTTAGTTGGGCTGTCAAGTAGGTTGTACAGTTGTCGTTTTTGCCAATCTATCActtcaatttcgtttttttctgtttgttcctCGTCATCCACATTAATCGTCAAATCATGTATCACTTCCTCCTGTGGCTTCTGTTCAGCTGtctgtccttttttcttttcctgtgcTGTGATTCTGGTCATTTTCGCCCTCTGCCTTTGCTCTTTCACCTCGTCCCACCAGAAAATATGATGTGTTTTTTgtactctctcctttctcttcgtCCTAACCACATAACAATAGAGGCCAATAGATTCTGAGTCCTGCCCTGATATCTCCTCTAAAATTGGCTTGATGAACTCAGCTCTTGTCATCTGTTCTGTAGGAGGAATGTAATTGACTGGTTCGACGTCAAAAACAGGCTGAACCTCTGGTGATATAATGATCTGATACTTGTTTGGCTCTGCTTGCATATCTTCCAAACTGACTTTTCTTGGAGGTGGAGTTTGAAACACGCCCGGAGGTGGAAACACAAACAATGCATTAACCCAAGCAGTGTTCGGTGTGCAAGCATCTTCCGTCATTCTCAATTTAACCTCAGGAGAGGTTGGTGAATCAATCTGTGCAGCTGCTTGGGCAAGGCATTGAAGTGGTGACTGATGTCCTTGGTCGGTTGAGTGAGGTGCTGCAGATGCCATCTCAGATGCGCTTGCTGTGGAGCAGGCAGGTTGTGATTGAGTTCCCTGACTACCACCttgagattttgtgtttttggagtGCTTGCTGTCAGTTGGCTTGTCCTGAGGGGCCTTTGGTTTTGGCGGAGGGAAACTAGGTGGTGGGGGAGGAGGAGTTGAGTCGTTGTCATCACCTGGACGTGCTATTGGCGACTCAAACTTCTCAGTTAGTGCCAGCACTATGCCCTCCAAGTGCTTCACTCTGTTAATTAGTGAggctttctcaattttcagcacctcattttccaataacacatcctcattctcttcttttattctgccaatttccttgtccttctcctcaacttcttttttcaaagCACTTAGCTCTTCTTCCTTTCCCTCCAGCTTTCTCTGTAATTCGTTCTTCTCTTCATTGGTCTTCCCTATCTCTGTCTCCATCTTCTCATCCTTAATGTTTCCACTGGttctattttcaacaatatcttcTTGCCCatcattctctttttctttactttctgtGTCTGTATTAGACTCagaatcttcttcctctgcatcttctttaactttatcaaagattttctgaaacaaaattacaaaagttgtcagtgacataagcagtgacagaaaaaaaacaacaacacaatcatAGACATGCAAAGATACATGCACTGTGACATGAAAATATAACAATAACATGACCAGTGACATAGTCaatgacttggtcagtgacctGACCAAGACCAGGTCACTGAGCAAGTGACAAGACCATTGACCTAGTTTATCTACATCAAATTAACATACCTTCAACTTTCCCATGGTGTTGAAATCCCCTTTTTTTTCTATCAGGGTCTTTAATTGCCACTTTCTTATTCCGTGTTTTTCGGTTTCTCTTCCAGAGATTGGCGGCACTACTCCTGTCTTGTGGCAAAACCAATactgtttggaaaataaaaaataaaaatagaaaactagttAGTTATTTTTCAAACAGCTGCTTACCCATATGAATATCACAAACATAACCAATGACATATGCAAATACaacagtgacattgtcagtgacaaAAACTTGACAGTAACATTAACAGTGACCTAGCCAGTTACCTGTCCAGTGACCTTAACAGTGACATGACACTGATCTAGTTTTTGTACTTACAACAGCATACGACAGCAAAATGATGCATAAACAAATTTTTAACAAGTTACGGGAATTTACCATCACCAATATCACGCAGCCTGCCATGTTTTGGGATTCTTTTGCCTTtcgtttaattgattttttaaggAAGTCGCCAACTTCCTTTGCCCAGCTATATTTTCCCAGACTTTCCACCTCTTCACATACTCTTATATAGTCCCAAGATATTGTTCCTCCAGAGTTTGGGAACAGGAGTTTGATGAAAAGGTTCAAGAGTACTAATACGGCAACATTTCTGTCCCGTTTCGTTTTTTCATCCCCTGTTTCTGGAGTTTCTGCCAATGCCTTCTTCAAAGCTTCCTCTGCAGCCGCCTTGTTGATCCTCTGCTTTTTGTCAAAGTATTTAGTCACGAACTCAGATTTGTATGCCCCTTCTTTGGTCTTTGGTACTGATAACCCGGATGCCGGCACTCCTAAaatcatagatatatcactTGTTGACATTCTGAATTTCCTGTTCCCAAACACAAAAAGGTCTGTGTCACTGTTGTATGCTTGTAGCAGAAGTGTGATTAAATCATCTGATTTCTTTGCatccttttctttaattgaacCTCCATGGAATGCATCTATCAGCGTTGCAAAGGGTgttttctgcagcagctctaaaGTACCTTCAGTcaggttatttttgttttctgcaattgttttcagaaaagcaaGCATTGTGCAGCGATACTGCACATAACCCTCTTTTAcatatcttttccttttccctgggactttttcctcttcatcatcctttgtatcttcttcctcgtcagtttcttccttcttctttgtactctcttttttggtcttccttttatccattttcttcttcttctttgcacgaacttcttcttcatcttcattttcttccctttttcttcttttctcctttttaatctcattcttcttcttactgcggacttgttcttcattagattgttcttcatcttcagttccttccggttttcttcttttctgctttccagttttcttctttttatccttCTTCGTCTTGTTACGCcggacttgttcttcatcagattcttcttcatctccagttgttccttcctcatcttcacttgattcttcttcatcttcagttttctgctttcgcttttttctctctttcagtTTCTTCCATTTTATCACTTTCAACTTTTCTGCAATTGTTTCTTCTGGACTTTGTCCTTCAGATTGTTCTTCTCCAGATTccttactttgttttctttttagttggtccattcctcgaacttttttaaaaaaatcctGTAAACAGTTAAGAAAATTAGAATTCAATAGTTATTTTTGACAGTTACTTAACCAGTGACATATTTATGCACATGTTTATGatagtgacatgaccagttacatgaccagttacatgaccagttacatgaccagttacatgaccatagCCAGTGACCAGTGCAGCGACATGGGCAGTGACAAAGTCATTGAACAATGACAAAATGCTGAAATTTTCTCGCATCatcccacatgtaattcaaacaaaactaacatggaaattcattttgtcatcaaattccacatgtaattcaaacagaaatcatcattttctctcatTAGATTCCGCATGTAATTTAAACAAGTCTCACCATTTTCTCATCAgattccacatgtaattcaaacaaatgTCGCATGCAAATCCATTTTCTTATGAGACTCGACATGTAATTGAAATATGTCTtttctaattcaaacaaaacgcaagctattcaaatcgaaattatatgaaagaaggaggaggaagttACCGGTAAATTTTCGGTAAATTTgtagaaccctagaatttgggGCTTAGTCGGTGAATCACTCTTGCTTACCCACCGTTTACGGTG encodes the following:
- the LOC133742100 gene encoding uncharacterized protein LOC133742100 — protein: MDQLKRKQSKESGEEQSEGQSPEETIAEKLKVIKWKKLKERKKRKQKTEDEEESSEDEEGTTGDEEESDEEQVRRNKTKKDKKKKTGKQKRRKPEGTEDEEQSNEEQVRSKKKNEIKKEKRRKREENEDEEEVRAKKKKKMDKRKTKKESTKKKEETDEEEDTKDDEEEKVPGKRKRYVKEGYVQYRCTMLAFLKTIAENKNNLTEGTLELLQKTPFATLIDAFHGGSIKEKDAKKSDDLITLLLQAYNSDTDLFVFGNRKFRMSTSDISMILGVPASGLSVPKTKEGAYKSEFVTKYFDKKQRINKAAAEEALKKALAETPETGDEKTKRDRNVAVLVLLNLFIKLLFPNSGGTISWDYIRVCEEVESLGKYSWAKEVGDFLKKSIKRKAKESQNMAGCVILVMYWFCHKTGVVPPISGRETEKHGIRKWQLKTLIEKKGDFNTMGKLKKIFDKVKEDAEEEDSESNTDTESKEKENDGQEDIVENRTSGNIKDEKMETEIGKTNEEKNELQRKLEGKEEELSALKKEVEEKDKEIGRIKEENEDVLLENEVLKIEKASLINRVKHLEGIVLALTEKFESPIARPGDDNDSTPPPPPPSFPPPKPKAPQDKPTDSKHSKNTKSQGGSQGTQSQPACSTASASEMASAAPHSTDQGHQSPLQCLAQAAAQIDSPTSPEVKLRMTEDACTPNTAWVNALFVFPPPGVFQTPPPRKVSLEDMQAEPNKYQIIISPEVQPVFDVEPVNYIPPTEQMTRAEFIKPILEEISGQDSESIGLYCYVVRTKRKERVQKTHHIFWWDEVKEQRQRAKMTRITAQEKKKGQTAEQKPQEEVIHDLTINVDDEEQTEKNEIEVIDWQKRQLYNLLDSPTKSKLEKYWNKAEQSVLFWEGKEPGSEITRADVKMLISDQSIANNWIDCYGEMLKDELQNESSQSLGRSAFMHSMCWYSTIHLTVRNLHQYLCEPLFQNMGKCSMLFFPITHNEEFHHTLLVFDKDIPQWLHFDSMKPRRAGTGECFKSIKKLVEMVELWMRAVKDQADDMLQQGCRMKFDKSQSTHTKLKMVESILSDDEIRTISWIKENYDGGRIPLNHARICPQQDQGSLDCGAFVMYYMDRMAKEEKLPNKVTKAQMMKFKAQIFKKFAEHKQSWNSAN